Proteins encoded by one window of uncultured Draconibacterium sp.:
- a CDS encoding DEAD/DEAH box helicase: MSLFETMGLKAEILGAIQELGFENPTPVQEQTIPFLLESDQDMVALAQTGTGKTAAFGLPIVQQFDSSVKAPQALILSPTRELALQIAKDLETFSKNINGAKIATLYGGSDIRKQIKELEGGAQIVVGTPGRTLDLIKRKKLRVHEIQWLVLDEADEMLSMGFKDDLDAILADTPAEKQTLLFSATMPKEIVRIANTYMADPHEISVGKRNTAAENVEHNYYLVHARDRYIALKRVADINPNIYGIIFCRTRAETKDVADKLMQDGYNADALHGDLSQAQRDHVMSRFRSKHLQMLVATDVAARGLDVNELTHVINYNLPDDPEVYIHRSGRTGRAGKKGISITLIHMREKGKLRDVEKKVGKKFVKVPVPLGKEICEKQLFNLIDRVEKVDVNDENIAEFMPVIYKKLAWLEREELIKHFVSVEFNRFLKYYENAKDINVDEAREKESMRKERGDRGRGRGRDRGERGNRERGDRGRGRRGNGNMSRFFFSLGKKSGVNKRAIIDLINQNTPGKSIDIGSIEVLKGFSFFEIDSNYEKEITKAFKNARFRGQKVNIEIANKKK; this comes from the coding sequence ATGAGTTTATTTGAAACAATGGGGTTAAAAGCCGAAATCCTGGGGGCGATCCAGGAACTTGGTTTTGAGAATCCCACGCCAGTCCAGGAACAAACAATTCCGTTTCTACTGGAAAGCGATCAGGATATGGTTGCATTGGCACAAACAGGAACGGGAAAAACAGCGGCATTTGGCTTACCCATTGTTCAGCAGTTCGATAGTTCGGTAAAAGCCCCACAGGCTTTAATACTTAGTCCGACACGCGAACTTGCTTTACAAATAGCAAAAGACCTTGAAACATTCTCGAAAAACATTAACGGAGCGAAAATTGCCACATTGTATGGCGGCTCCGACATCAGGAAACAGATTAAAGAGCTTGAGGGCGGTGCCCAGATAGTAGTTGGAACTCCGGGCCGTACGCTCGACCTTATTAAAAGGAAGAAACTAAGAGTACACGAAATTCAGTGGTTGGTGCTTGATGAAGCCGACGAAATGCTTTCGATGGGCTTTAAAGACGATCTGGATGCCATTTTGGCTGACACGCCGGCTGAGAAACAAACCTTGTTGTTTTCGGCTACCATGCCAAAAGAGATTGTGAGAATTGCCAATACATACATGGCCGATCCGCACGAAATTTCAGTAGGAAAAAGAAATACCGCTGCCGAAAATGTTGAGCACAATTACTACCTGGTACACGCCCGCGATCGTTATATCGCATTAAAACGTGTGGCCGACATTAATCCAAATATTTACGGAATTATTTTCTGCCGTACTCGTGCCGAAACTAAAGATGTGGCCGACAAACTTATGCAGGACGGTTACAATGCCGACGCATTACACGGCGACCTGTCGCAGGCACAGCGCGACCACGTAATGTCGCGTTTCCGCAGTAAACACCTGCAAATGCTGGTGGCTACCGATGTGGCTGCGCGGGGTTTGGATGTGAACGAACTGACACACGTTATTAACTACAACCTGCCCGACGACCCGGAAGTGTATATTCACCGAAGCGGAAGAACAGGACGTGCAGGGAAAAAAGGTATTTCAATTACTTTGATTCACATGCGTGAAAAAGGTAAACTGCGCGACGTTGAAAAGAAAGTGGGTAAAAAGTTCGTAAAAGTTCCTGTTCCTCTTGGTAAAGAAATTTGCGAGAAGCAGCTTTTCAACCTCATCGACCGTGTGGAAAAAGTAGACGTAAACGACGAGAATATCGCTGAGTTTATGCCGGTTATTTACAAAAAGCTGGCGTGGCTGGAGCGCGAAGAGCTGATAAAGCACTTTGTATCGGTTGAGTTTAACCGCTTTTTGAAATACTACGAAAACGCCAAGGACATTAACGTTGACGAAGCCCGAGAAAAGGAATCGATGCGCAAAGAGCGTGGCGACCGTGGACGTGGACGCGGACGCGACCGTGGTGAGCGTGGAAACCGTGAGCGTGGCGACCGTGGACGTGGACGCAGAGGAAACGGAAATATGTCGCGTTTTTTCTTTAGCCTCGGTAAAAAGAGCGGCGTTAACAAGCGTGCAATTATCGACTTGATCAACCAAAACACTCCGGGAAAAAGTATTGATATTGGTAGCATTGAAGTGCTGAAAGGTTTCTCGTTCTTCGAAATTGATTCGAACTACGAAAAAGAAATTACCAAAGCTTTCAAAAATGCCCGTTTCAGAGGCCAGAAAGTGAATATTGAGATAGCGAATAAAAAGAAGTAG
- a CDS encoding outer membrane beta-barrel protein produces MKRIIQIQFLLFLLICFSGLEIKAQENDTIIPIENPKRFLRKIDITEVTHNGLKLWQDDFSGHWVGIDFGFNMLLNPDYSGYESEFMDNDVFRSNSAYFNFLQQSIGLQKNRNTIGLVTGLGLQLQSYRLDDNTTIVKNDNGVISPEYLYFNDNQKSKLALESITLPLLLEFQIPINHYDNRLFVSAGVVGSLRLSSHTKIKYKEEKKQKLKVVDDFSMHRFRYSVMVRTGYRWFNVFASYDLVPLFKTDKGPELTPFTFGITLLRL; encoded by the coding sequence ATGAAAAGAATAATTCAGATTCAGTTTCTTTTATTCCTGTTAATTTGTTTTTCAGGTCTGGAAATCAAAGCACAGGAAAATGATACGATAATTCCCATAGAAAATCCAAAACGTTTTTTACGTAAAATTGATATTACAGAAGTAACTCATAATGGATTAAAGCTCTGGCAAGATGATTTTTCCGGGCACTGGGTCGGTATCGATTTTGGTTTTAATATGTTACTAAATCCGGATTATTCCGGTTATGAATCGGAGTTTATGGATAACGATGTTTTCCGGTCAAATTCGGCCTATTTTAATTTTTTGCAACAAAGCATCGGTCTTCAGAAAAACCGGAACACCATCGGCCTGGTTACAGGATTGGGCCTGCAACTGCAGAGCTACCGATTGGACGATAATACAACAATTGTAAAAAACGACAATGGAGTGATATCGCCCGAGTACTTGTATTTTAACGACAATCAGAAGTCGAAACTGGCACTCGAGTCGATTACTTTGCCATTGCTTCTCGAGTTTCAAATCCCCATTAATCATTACGATAACCGCCTGTTTGTTTCGGCTGGAGTGGTGGGCAGTTTACGTTTAAGTAGCCACACAAAAATTAAGTACAAAGAAGAAAAAAAACAAAAATTGAAGGTGGTGGATGATTTCTCAATGCATCGTTTCCGATACTCGGTAATGGTTCGGACGGGTTATCGTTGGTTTAATGTGTTTGCCAGTTACGATTTAGTGCCGCTCTTTAAAACCGATAAGGGCCCCGAACTCACACCATTCACTTTTGGAATAACTTTATTACGATTATAA
- a CDS encoding creatininase family protein, which produces MNAKPYVLEQTNWKQVKSQKYEVSILPWGATEPHNYHLPYGTDSLETAKIAEQAAGKAWEKGAKVMVLPVIPLGAQNVGQIDMPFCLHTKPSTQLIILKDILTALSGQGIKKLVIMNGHGGNDFKPLVRELQPQFPDVFISLVEWFRMFDQENYFEEAGDHANEMETSIIMHFFPDLVRPLSEAGEGDSKAFKLEGLKNKTAWAPRQWDRVSADTGVGNPKKATAEKGEKFVEDITSQIAEYFVELAVCNLRDLYE; this is translated from the coding sequence ATGAATGCTAAACCATATGTACTTGAACAAACCAACTGGAAACAAGTAAAGAGCCAAAAATACGAGGTTTCCATTTTGCCCTGGGGAGCCACTGAACCACATAATTATCATTTGCCATACGGAACCGATTCGCTGGAGACGGCAAAAATTGCAGAACAGGCAGCTGGCAAAGCCTGGGAAAAAGGAGCTAAAGTTATGGTACTACCGGTAATTCCGCTTGGGGCGCAAAACGTGGGGCAAATTGATATGCCTTTTTGTTTGCATACAAAACCGTCAACACAACTAATTATTCTCAAAGATATATTAACTGCCTTAAGCGGGCAGGGAATTAAAAAACTGGTAATTATGAACGGCCACGGCGGAAATGATTTTAAGCCGCTGGTGCGCGAATTGCAACCTCAGTTTCCTGATGTTTTTATATCGTTGGTGGAGTGGTTTCGGATGTTCGATCAGGAGAATTATTTCGAAGAAGCCGGCGACCATGCCAACGAAATGGAAACAAGTATAATCATGCATTTTTTTCCGGATTTGGTGAGGCCGCTAAGCGAAGCCGGAGAGGGAGATTCAAAAGCTTTTAAACTGGAAGGGCTCAAGAATAAAACGGCTTGGGCACCTCGACAATGGGACAGAGTTTCAGCCGACACCGGTGTTGGAAATCCGAAAAAAGCCACCGCAGAAAAAGGTGAAAAATTTGTGGAAGATATAACCTCACAAATTGCTGAATATTTTGTGGAACTGGCAGTTTGCAATTTGAGGGATTTGTATGAATAA
- the pepE gene encoding dipeptidase PepE, whose amino-acid sequence MKLLLISNSTMPGEPYLDYPKNEIKKFLGEKPVTAVFIPYAAVTFSFDTYCEKVEERFAEVGHHIKGIHTFKNPVKAIEEAEAIVVGGGNTWQLVRMMHDQKLMNPIRERVYNGAPYIGWSAGSNVACPTLRTTNDMPIIDPKGFECIGMVPFQINPHYLDANPEGHGGETREQRISEFIEINPKCYVAGLREGTMFKVEDGKLELIGDRSCRIFKKDQEPIELKAGDDFSFLM is encoded by the coding sequence ATGAAATTATTACTGATAAGTAACTCTACAATGCCGGGCGAACCTTACCTGGATTACCCGAAAAATGAGATAAAAAAATTCCTGGGTGAAAAGCCTGTAACCGCAGTCTTTATTCCTTATGCGGCCGTTACTTTTTCGTTTGATACCTACTGCGAGAAAGTGGAGGAACGTTTTGCCGAAGTGGGGCATCATATAAAAGGTATTCATACGTTTAAAAATCCGGTAAAAGCAATTGAAGAAGCTGAGGCAATTGTTGTAGGTGGTGGAAATACCTGGCAGTTGGTGCGCATGATGCACGATCAGAAGTTAATGAATCCGATCCGTGAACGCGTTTACAACGGAGCTCCCTACATAGGATGGAGTGCCGGATCGAACGTGGCCTGCCCAACATTGCGCACCACTAACGATATGCCAATCATCGATCCGAAAGGTTTCGAGTGTATTGGTATGGTGCCTTTTCAGATCAATCCGCATTACCTCGATGCCAATCCTGAAGGACATGGGGGCGAAACCCGCGAGCAACGAATTTCTGAGTTTATTGAAATTAATCCGAAATGTTACGTTGCAGGTTTACGCGAAGGAACTATGTTTAAAGTGGAGGATGGAAAACTAGAGCTAATCGGTGACAGAAGTTGTCGAATCTTCAAAAAAGACCAGGAGCCAATTGAACTCAAAGCAGGCGACGACTTTAGTTTTTTAATGTAA
- a CDS encoding TrkA C-terminal domain-containing protein produces MELLGNSYFALFVIIALGFLVGRIKIFGLSLDVSAVIFVALVFGHYGIVIPKDFQYLGLVLFIFTIGIQAGPGFFESFKKEGRQLAGFASVLIILASLITVLVISVFSVDPNIAVGLLTGALTSTPGLAAAIDYTGSPLASIGYGVGYPFGVIGVILFIRFLPKILRTPVKQAEEEYQSKLQDQYPEVVKRNFVVENENVVGKTIGELRIRFMTKAVVSRVVHDGVAVTPNPETILLKGDLIKAVGTEEALKNVEVLIGPQTDLEISIDPKYDVRSVLVTNKEVVNKTIGQINLLQTYGATITRIRRAGINISPSPGSKLLFGDKLVIASSRANMDMVSKIFGNDQKRLSDTDILPVALGIILGVLVGKISIAMGTFAFSLGLTGGVLIVALVLSRIGKTGPILWTMTGAANQLVRQFGLLLFLAAVGTGAGQKIVETFNEYGIELFLYGAAITILPMMIAGMLGKWFFKMNILSLLGAISGSMTSTPGLAAADSMTDTNAHSIAYATVYPVAMVLLIVCVQLITMFF; encoded by the coding sequence ATGGAACTGCTCGGAAATAGCTATTTTGCTCTGTTTGTTATTATTGCGTTGGGTTTTTTAGTTGGTCGGATCAAAATATTTGGCTTATCGCTTGATGTGTCTGCCGTTATTTTTGTTGCCCTTGTTTTTGGGCATTACGGCATTGTAATTCCCAAAGATTTTCAATACCTGGGACTGGTACTTTTTATTTTTACCATTGGAATTCAGGCCGGCCCCGGTTTTTTTGAATCGTTTAAAAAAGAAGGCAGACAGTTGGCCGGATTTGCCTCTGTGCTCATTATCCTGGCGTCATTGATAACGGTTTTGGTAATTTCTGTTTTTAGTGTTGATCCGAATATTGCGGTTGGTTTATTAACCGGTGCTTTAACAAGTACGCCGGGTTTGGCTGCAGCCATCGATTATACAGGTTCTCCGTTGGCTTCTATCGGCTATGGAGTTGGATATCCGTTTGGCGTAATTGGTGTAATTCTTTTTATTCGCTTCCTTCCGAAAATTTTGCGTACTCCGGTTAAACAAGCTGAAGAAGAATACCAATCAAAACTTCAGGATCAGTATCCGGAAGTTGTAAAACGTAATTTTGTTGTTGAGAACGAAAATGTTGTTGGGAAAACAATAGGTGAGTTGCGTATTCGGTTTATGACCAAAGCAGTGGTTTCAAGGGTGGTTCACGATGGTGTTGCGGTAACTCCAAATCCTGAAACGATTTTGCTTAAAGGCGACCTGATTAAAGCAGTTGGTACCGAAGAGGCATTAAAAAATGTAGAGGTGCTTATTGGGCCTCAAACCGATTTGGAAATCTCGATTGATCCAAAATACGATGTACGCTCAGTTCTTGTTACAAATAAAGAAGTGGTAAACAAAACCATTGGGCAGATTAACTTGCTCCAGACATATGGCGCAACAATTACCCGGATCCGACGGGCGGGTATTAACATTTCGCCAAGCCCCGGTTCAAAATTGTTATTTGGCGATAAGCTGGTAATTGCCAGTAGTCGTGCTAATATGGATATGGTATCGAAGATTTTTGGTAACGATCAGAAACGACTGTCCGACACTGATATTTTACCGGTAGCACTTGGAATTATTCTGGGTGTACTTGTCGGAAAAATTAGTATTGCCATGGGTACATTTGCCTTTAGTCTTGGGCTTACTGGCGGAGTACTAATTGTAGCTTTGGTGCTTAGCCGTATTGGCAAAACCGGTCCTATTTTGTGGACAATGACAGGAGCTGCCAACCAGTTAGTGCGTCAGTTTGGCTTGTTACTTTTTCTTGCTGCTGTTGGTACAGGTGCCGGACAAAAAATTGTAGAAACATTTAACGAATATGGTATTGAACTGTTCTTATATGGAGCGGCCATTACAATATTGCCGATGATGATAGCAGGAATGCTTGGGAAATGGTTCTTTAAAATGAATATTTTATCGTTGTTAGGGGCAATAAGCGGAAGCATGACCAGTACTCCCGGACTTGCTGCTGCCGACTCAATGACCGATACCAATGCGCACTCAATTGCTTATGCAACGGTTTACCCGGTAGCAATGGTTTTGTTAATTGTTTGTGTACAGTTAATTACAATGTTCTTCTGA
- a CDS encoding thioredoxin family protein, giving the protein MMNYIKTLTISLVILLPMLLTAQEQKIYDTNADAKKDIAEAVEAAKTLNKHVFLQIGGNWCPWCIKFHNFVHNDEELDTYLNENYEVVKVNYDQANRQEELLTELEFPQRFGFPVFVILDANGKRIHTQNSAFLEEDKGYDKDKVLRFLKNWSPTALDPASYKK; this is encoded by the coding sequence ATGATGAACTACATTAAAACACTTACAATAAGTTTGGTAATATTATTGCCAATGTTACTTACTGCTCAGGAGCAAAAGATTTACGACACAAATGCTGATGCTAAAAAAGATATTGCGGAAGCAGTTGAAGCAGCCAAAACGTTAAACAAACATGTATTTCTGCAAATAGGTGGAAACTGGTGTCCCTGGTGCATTAAGTTTCACAATTTTGTTCATAACGATGAAGAACTTGATACCTATTTAAATGAAAACTACGAAGTAGTAAAAGTAAACTACGACCAGGCGAATCGTCAAGAAGAATTACTTACGGAACTTGAATTTCCTCAACGCTTTGGATTTCCTGTTTTTGTTATTCTTGATGCCAACGGAAAGAGAATACACACCCAAAATTCTGCATTTCTTGAAGAGGATAAGGGCTACGACAAGGATAAAGTTTTACGATTTCTGAAAAACTGGTCGCCTACAGCTTTGGATCCTGCCTCGTATAAAAAGTAA
- a CDS encoding glycoside hydrolase family 32 protein produces the protein MNFLSTTVLAIALTLSLPAQKGEPKLYDEIYRPQFHFTPEKNWHNDPNGLVFYDNEYHMFYQYNPNGNEWGYMHWGHAVSTDLVHWEHLPIALFPDEGSTDKERCTAFSGSAIVDENNLLQKQSGDIKTLVAFYTSQHCGQRIAFSTDKGRTWEKYEGNPIIPFDENDDARDPKVIWHEESGKWVMVLYRKSNEDEKSKGISFYTSTNLTDWQWESHIPGFYECPDLVRFQVTNRPDETKWVLFDGDGSYFIGSFDGKTFTPETVKMKSDWGKNYYATQTWSNIPESDERVLQIAWMRDGKFPDMPFNGQMSFPCELTVTKFDTGYKLTRKPISEIEQLHGKHQSWENKNVIPGINDNKLKKVSGDCLHIIGEFDLKTSDSFGFMLRHSNKSAGTEILYSVKRGTLAVLGCTVPLPPIDNKIKLEILVDRSSIEIFANDGQAVVSNCFTPDEKAVDAVLYTNGGELGIEKLDVYEVNSIWEK, from the coding sequence ATGAACTTTTTATCAACAACCGTACTCGCTATTGCTCTGACACTTAGCCTTCCGGCTCAAAAAGGAGAGCCAAAACTTTACGATGAAATTTATCGGCCACAATTCCATTTTACGCCGGAGAAAAACTGGCATAACGATCCAAACGGACTGGTTTTTTATGATAATGAATACCACATGTTTTACCAATACAACCCAAACGGTAACGAATGGGGATACATGCATTGGGGACATGCAGTAAGTACCGATCTTGTTCATTGGGAGCACCTTCCAATTGCGCTTTTCCCCGATGAGGGTTCAACAGACAAGGAACGATGCACTGCATTTTCAGGATCGGCCATAGTTGATGAAAATAACCTGCTGCAAAAACAAAGCGGCGACATCAAAACACTAGTAGCTTTTTATACCAGCCAGCATTGTGGCCAGCGCATTGCGTTCAGCACAGATAAAGGAAGAACCTGGGAGAAATACGAAGGAAATCCGATTATTCCATTCGATGAAAACGATGATGCCCGCGATCCAAAAGTCATCTGGCACGAAGAAAGCGGAAAATGGGTAATGGTTCTATACCGCAAATCAAACGAAGATGAAAAATCTAAAGGCATTTCATTTTATACTTCAACAAACCTTACCGATTGGCAGTGGGAAAGCCATATTCCGGGTTTTTACGAATGTCCCGATCTGGTAAGATTTCAAGTTACCAATCGACCCGATGAAACGAAATGGGTACTTTTTGATGGTGATGGCAGCTATTTCATCGGAAGTTTTGATGGTAAAACTTTTACACCCGAAACCGTTAAAATGAAAAGCGACTGGGGTAAAAATTATTACGCCACTCAAACCTGGAGTAATATCCCTGAATCAGATGAAAGAGTGCTACAAATTGCCTGGATGCGCGATGGCAAATTCCCGGATATGCCATTCAACGGCCAAATGTCGTTTCCGTGCGAGTTAACAGTAACAAAATTCGACACCGGATATAAACTGACAAGGAAACCCATTTCAGAAATTGAACAACTGCACGGTAAACACCAGTCATGGGAAAACAAAAATGTGATTCCCGGAATTAATGATAATAAGCTTAAGAAAGTTTCGGGCGACTGCCTTCACATTATCGGCGAATTCGATTTGAAAACATCTGACAGTTTTGGGTTTATGCTTCGACACAGCAACAAATCAGCAGGAACAGAAATTCTCTACAGCGTTAAGCGAGGTACATTAGCAGTGCTGGGTTGCACCGTGCCACTTCCTCCTATTGATAATAAGATAAAACTAGAAATTCTGGTTGACCGCAGTTCTATTGAAATATTTGCCAACGACGGACAGGCCGTGGTTTCAAACTGTTTTACTCCCGATGAAAAAGCTGTTGATGCTGTTCTTTATACCAACGGAGGAGAGCTGGGCATTGAAAAACTTGACGTTTACGAAGTGAATTCTATCTGGGAGAAATAA
- a CDS encoding T9SS type A sorting domain-containing protein, whose translation MRHLIITALVLVGAFCARAEQSDQDKITKINAPINIASEDSKKSFIAPHESNLKSGSVLKSDFQVEFVNFPENAKPAFLYAVSIYENLISSPVPIKVRATWKGMGTNVLASSTPGSLYRNFNGARLSNVYYPVALAEKLGKKDLNGTEADIECSFNNSINWYYGINGDCPSNEYDFVTVVLHELVHGLGFVGFFDIVNNQGTFSNSSNAPSIYDVFIHNQLNQQIADENLFARPSSTLKEQLLSENLVLKSQGNSEEVNIYAPKNWNVGTSIYHYPETEFGAGDANALMSPFIFKGEAIHYPGDKTLEVLGQLGWKSVSFDDYEIKDFEEPCEKLTVFVGVDGEMDIDKSSVKITFSTDNFATSQTVSLAYNENADQFEGDLPLNFAKGKIQYYYQANTTGDVTFSYPERAPDQKLSFRIGDDYYPPVLQHNPEKLVSADHPVMDVAAVATDNVAIQMVQIEYRINGIDQEPFIMPSLGNDVYGGKFEFPVALNSDDIVEYRVVAIDNTSRENKRRLPTSGYYTVAVFDAEEPLAGYFSNFDSPNSDFEISDFEVTRPAGFNSGNLHTINPYPESNSEKTKYNLVAQLKYPIVLEENGLMSFDEVVLVEPGEEGSFYTEEQFWDFVIVEGSKNNGKSWLPVTDGYDSSIDDLWNSQFAGSLKSAVSQAAGAENMFLKQTINLTDNTGFEAGDTVIFRFRLASDKAVTGWGWAIDNLSIQEVTTAVDESLASSDVTIYPNPFQSSIYIDGFQSDVASDVEVIITDLYGKTVHRETLYDASYTGRIKVDLPNVAPGVYMASISDNSLNTITQKIIKN comes from the coding sequence ATGAGACATTTAATTATTACCGCCCTGGTATTAGTTGGCGCTTTTTGTGCCAGGGCCGAGCAATCAGATCAGGATAAGATCACAAAGATCAATGCCCCGATCAACATTGCTTCTGAAGACAGTAAAAAATCATTTATCGCACCCCATGAATCAAACTTAAAGTCCGGATCGGTATTAAAATCCGATTTCCAGGTTGAGTTTGTGAACTTCCCTGAAAATGCGAAGCCGGCATTCTTGTATGCTGTTTCCATTTACGAAAACCTGATTTCATCGCCCGTGCCAATAAAAGTACGTGCAACATGGAAAGGCATGGGAACCAATGTTTTGGCAAGCAGCACTCCCGGAAGCCTGTACCGTAACTTTAACGGCGCAAGGTTGAGTAATGTATATTATCCGGTTGCGTTGGCCGAAAAACTTGGCAAAAAAGATTTAAACGGTACTGAAGCTGATATCGAATGTTCGTTTAACAACTCGATTAACTGGTACTACGGAATTAACGGCGATTGCCCGTCAAACGAGTACGATTTTGTAACCGTTGTGTTACACGAATTGGTACACGGTTTGGGATTCGTTGGATTTTTCGATATTGTAAATAACCAGGGAACGTTTAGTAACAGCTCGAATGCTCCAAGTATTTACGATGTTTTTATTCATAATCAACTGAACCAGCAAATTGCAGATGAAAATCTTTTTGCACGTCCGTCGTCAACATTAAAAGAGCAACTGCTTTCTGAAAATCTGGTTTTAAAAAGCCAGGGAAATTCTGAGGAAGTAAACATCTACGCTCCGAAAAACTGGAATGTTGGAACCAGTATTTATCATTATCCTGAAACAGAATTTGGCGCAGGAGATGCCAATGCATTAATGTCGCCTTTTATTTTTAAAGGGGAGGCAATTCATTATCCTGGCGATAAAACATTGGAAGTTCTTGGACAGTTGGGATGGAAATCAGTGAGTTTTGATGATTATGAAATTAAAGATTTTGAAGAGCCTTGCGAAAAATTAACCGTATTTGTTGGGGTTGACGGTGAAATGGATATTGATAAATCATCAGTAAAAATTACCTTTTCAACAGATAATTTTGCCACATCGCAAACGGTTAGTTTGGCTTACAATGAAAATGCCGATCAGTTTGAAGGCGATCTTCCATTAAACTTTGCTAAAGGTAAAATACAGTATTATTACCAGGCTAATACCACCGGAGATGTAACTTTCAGTTATCCGGAAAGAGCTCCGGATCAAAAGCTTTCTTTCCGAATAGGTGACGATTATTACCCTCCGGTACTACAGCATAATCCGGAAAAACTGGTAAGTGCCGATCACCCGGTAATGGATGTTGCGGCGGTTGCAACCGATAACGTGGCTATTCAAATGGTACAAATTGAATATCGAATTAATGGAATAGACCAGGAGCCATTTATTATGCCGTCGCTAGGTAACGATGTGTACGGTGGTAAATTTGAGTTTCCGGTAGCATTAAATAGTGATGATATTGTGGAGTACCGTGTTGTTGCCATCGATAATACTTCACGTGAAAACAAACGCAGATTACCAACTAGTGGTTATTATACTGTAGCTGTATTTGATGCAGAAGAGCCTTTGGCAGGTTACTTTAGTAATTTCGATTCTCCCAATTCCGATTTTGAAATTTCTGATTTTGAAGTAACACGACCTGCAGGTTTTAACAGTGGAAATTTGCATACAATTAACCCCTATCCTGAGTCGAATTCTGAAAAAACAAAATACAACCTTGTAGCCCAGTTAAAATATCCGATTGTTCTTGAAGAAAATGGTCTAATGAGTTTTGATGAGGTAGTTTTGGTAGAACCGGGCGAAGAAGGAAGTTTTTATACTGAAGAGCAGTTTTGGGATTTTGTTATTGTTGAAGGAAGCAAAAACAATGGCAAAAGCTGGTTGCCTGTAACCGATGGTTACGACTCAAGTATTGATGATCTTTGGAACTCTCAGTTTGCAGGATCGTTAAAAAGTGCTGTTTCACAAGCAGCTGGTGCCGAAAATATGTTCTTGAAACAAACCATAAACCTAACCGATAACACTGGATTTGAAGCCGGAGATACTGTTATATTCCGTTTCCGTCTTGCTTCAGATAAAGCTGTTACCGGTTGGGGATGGGCAATTGACAACCTGTCGATACAGGAAGTAACTACTGCAGTTGACGAATCGTTGGCTTCAAGTGATGTTACTATCTATCCAAATCCTTTTCAAAGCAGCATTTATATCGATGGATTTCAATCGGATGTTGCAAGTGATGTAGAAGTGATAATAACCGACCTGTACGGTAAAACAGTGCATCGTGAAACACTTTATGATGCCTCTTATACCGGTAGAATTAAAGTTGATCTGCCTAATGTAGCTCCCGGAGTTTATATGGCGAGTATCTCTGATAACAGTTTAAATACAATAACTCAAAAAATCATAAAAAATTAG